From the genome of Gemmatimonadaceae bacterium:
CGAAGCGCCGATCAACCCCGCCGCCGCGAGGGCGAACAGCGCGAACACCTTCATCGCCCGTCCCGCTCGCCATCGTGCTGCGCTGCCGTCGCCCGCTTGTACATCGAGTAGAAGCCCCCCGCCGTGCCGGCGAACGTGCACCCAATCGTGAACCACGGCGAACTGTGCAGGCGATTGTCGAGCCACACCCCAGCGAACACGAAGACCACGATCGTCATGCCGAACTGCAGCCCGATACCGGCGAACTCGGCGCCCGCCGGCATCGAGCGCTTCGCGGGCGGAAATTGCGGCGGCTTCCGCCCCCGGTTTGGCTCGCGATCGCGGTCCATTTCCGCCCTGAAACTAGGACTTTGTGAAATTTTTCGCAAGCGATCCGGGCAGCCAATCAGGCCGGCCAATCCACCCCGAAATGGACACCGCTTCGAGATCCAGATTGGCTCCCCTCGCAGAGCACCACGCCGGCCCAACGCCGGAGGGGCTGCACACCGATGGAAGCGCCCTCTGCGGCCTTTCCGCCCTGCGCTTTCGTCCCTTTCGTGATCCGG
Proteins encoded in this window:
- a CDS encoding AtpZ/AtpI family protein — translated: MPAGAEFAGIGLQFGMTIVVFVFAGVWLDNRLHSSPWFTIGCTFAGTAGGFYSMYKRATAAQHDGERDGR